The following are encoded in a window of Ricinus communis isolate WT05 ecotype wild-type chromosome 4, ASM1957865v1, whole genome shotgun sequence genomic DNA:
- the LOC8259566 gene encoding TLC domain-containing protein 4 B isoform X3, with translation MTVSKETVMTIKSYQSQAQVLVKNYLLASPFIPYTSVLGGLVASKVAYDLSQLISTFYIKAYAGLTKMQRIEWNNRGMSSIHAIFITAASLYFVFWSDLFSDQLPTDLVTLRSSPLSIFGLGVSVGYFFADLGMIIWFYPSLGGMEYVIHHSLSAIAVAYSMFSGEGQLYTYMCLISEVTTPKINMRWYLDTAGMKRSIAYLINGVLIFFAWLIARVLLFIYIFHHIYLHYDQLLSRLGQP, from the exons ATGACTGTGTCCAAAGAGACTGTTATGACTATCAAGTCTTACCAGAGTCAGGCTCAGGTTCTGGTTAAGAACTATTTATTAGCATCTCCTTTCATTCCGTATACTTCTGTCCTTGGCGGCCTAGTTGCTTCCAAAGTG GCATATGATCTTAGTCAATTAATCAGCACTTTTTATATCAAGGCTTATGCTGGCCTTACAAAAATGCAACGAATTGAGTGGAACAATCG AGGTATGTCTTCAATCCATGCAATTTTTATCACAGCGGCATCATTGTACTTTGTTTTCTGGTCCGACCTCTTTTCTGACCAACTGCCCACTGACTTGGTTACTTTACGAAGTTCGCCACTCTCCATTTTTGGGCTGGGG GTTTCTGTTGGGTACTTCTTCGCTGATCTTGGGATGATCATCTGGTTCTATCCTTCCTTAGGAGGCATGGAGTAT GTTATCCATCATTCTCTCTCTGCAATTGCAGTAGCATATTCTATGTTTTCTGGAGAAGGCCAGCTTTATACATACATGTGCCTCATCTCCGAAGTGACAACtccaaaaattaatatgagatG GTATCTAGATACTGCTGGTATGAAGAGATCCATTGCATATCTTATCAATGGTGTATTGATCTTTTTTGCTTGGTTG ATTGCAAGAGTTCTGCTGTTCATTTACATTTTTCATCACATCTACCTGCACTATGATCAG CTTCTGAGCCGTTTGGGTCAGCCATGA
- the LOC8259566 gene encoding TLC domain-containing protein 4 B isoform X2 → MTVSKETVMTIKSYQSQAQVLVKNYLLASPFIPYTSVLGGLVASKVAYDLSQLISTFYIKAYAGLTKMQRIEWNNRGMSSIHAIFITAASLYFVFWSDLFSDQLPTDLVTLRSSPLSIFGLGVSVGYFFADLGMIIWFYPSLGGMEYVIHHSLSAIAVAYSMFSGEGQLYTYMCLISEVTTPKINMRWYLDTAGMKRSIAYLINGVLIFFAWLIARVLLFIYIFHHIYLHYDQRKNDPEHKVQTFVIPSVQ, encoded by the exons ATGACTGTGTCCAAAGAGACTGTTATGACTATCAAGTCTTACCAGAGTCAGGCTCAGGTTCTGGTTAAGAACTATTTATTAGCATCTCCTTTCATTCCGTATACTTCTGTCCTTGGCGGCCTAGTTGCTTCCAAAGTG GCATATGATCTTAGTCAATTAATCAGCACTTTTTATATCAAGGCTTATGCTGGCCTTACAAAAATGCAACGAATTGAGTGGAACAATCG AGGTATGTCTTCAATCCATGCAATTTTTATCACAGCGGCATCATTGTACTTTGTTTTCTGGTCCGACCTCTTTTCTGACCAACTGCCCACTGACTTGGTTACTTTACGAAGTTCGCCACTCTCCATTTTTGGGCTGGGG GTTTCTGTTGGGTACTTCTTCGCTGATCTTGGGATGATCATCTGGTTCTATCCTTCCTTAGGAGGCATGGAGTAT GTTATCCATCATTCTCTCTCTGCAATTGCAGTAGCATATTCTATGTTTTCTGGAGAAGGCCAGCTTTATACATACATGTGCCTCATCTCCGAAGTGACAACtccaaaaattaatatgagatG GTATCTAGATACTGCTGGTATGAAGAGATCCATTGCATATCTTATCAATGGTGTATTGATCTTTTTTGCTTGGTTG ATTGCAAGAGTTCTGCTGTTCATTTACATTTTTCATCACATCTACCTGCACTATGATCAG AGGAAGAACGATCCAGAGCATAAAGTTCAAACATTTGTAATACCAAGTGTGCAATAG
- the LOC8259566 gene encoding TLC domain-containing protein 4 B isoform X1 — protein sequence MTVSKETVMTIKSYQSQAQVLVKNYLLASPFIPYTSVLGGLVASKVAYDLSQLISTFYIKAYAGLTKMQRIEWNNRGMSSIHAIFITAASLYFVFWSDLFSDQLPTDLVTLRSSPLSIFGLGVSVGYFFADLGMIIWFYPSLGGMEYVIHHSLSAIAVAYSMFSGEGQLYTYMCLISEVTTPKINMRWYLDTAGMKRSIAYLINGVLIFFAWLIARVLLFIYIFHHIYLHYDQVIQMSPFGCLVVFVVPSALFIMNLMWFAKIFKGLMKTLAKRQ from the exons ATGACTGTGTCCAAAGAGACTGTTATGACTATCAAGTCTTACCAGAGTCAGGCTCAGGTTCTGGTTAAGAACTATTTATTAGCATCTCCTTTCATTCCGTATACTTCTGTCCTTGGCGGCCTAGTTGCTTCCAAAGTG GCATATGATCTTAGTCAATTAATCAGCACTTTTTATATCAAGGCTTATGCTGGCCTTACAAAAATGCAACGAATTGAGTGGAACAATCG AGGTATGTCTTCAATCCATGCAATTTTTATCACAGCGGCATCATTGTACTTTGTTTTCTGGTCCGACCTCTTTTCTGACCAACTGCCCACTGACTTGGTTACTTTACGAAGTTCGCCACTCTCCATTTTTGGGCTGGGG GTTTCTGTTGGGTACTTCTTCGCTGATCTTGGGATGATCATCTGGTTCTATCCTTCCTTAGGAGGCATGGAGTAT GTTATCCATCATTCTCTCTCTGCAATTGCAGTAGCATATTCTATGTTTTCTGGAGAAGGCCAGCTTTATACATACATGTGCCTCATCTCCGAAGTGACAACtccaaaaattaatatgagatG GTATCTAGATACTGCTGGTATGAAGAGATCCATTGCATATCTTATCAATGGTGTATTGATCTTTTTTGCTTGGTTG ATTGCAAGAGTTCTGCTGTTCATTTACATTTTTCATCACATCTACCTGCACTATGATCAG GTTATCCAAATGAGTCCCTTTGGTTGTCTTGTGGTCTTTGTGGTGCCATCAGCACTATTTATCATGAACTTAATGTGGTTTGCTAAGATCTTTAAGGGATTGATGAAAACCTTAGCCAAGAGACAGTGA